ggacacatatttaaagtattaaacgtaaactaataacaaaacaaattacagaatccacatgtaaaccgcgagacaaatttattaagcataattaatccgtcattagtaaatgtttaatgtaacaccacattgtcaaatcatgaagcaattaggcttaaaagattcgtctcgcaatttacacgcaatatgtgtaattaattatttttttcgtttatatttaatactctatacatgtgtacaaatattcgatgtgatagggcgAAAAATTTTGCCGGGggactaaacatgccctaagtaTATCTGAGGTGACTAATCTACAAGAATCCATTGTACTCGACTATTTGCGTTTCTTTGCAAGTATATCTAAGGTGCCTAATCTACTAGATTTCATTGTACTAGAGGCTTAACCAGCTCTAAAGGAGACTGAATTAGTATAACGTAATATATATGTAAGCTTTCAGCAGATACAAAACTGATGCGCTGTTTAGGGTATAATTAGTTCATCTGTCCGCAAGACGAGATGTACTTGGTGCACTATTATAAGTTAACACGATACATGAGTTTACATAAGAACAATTTCCTCTGTTAGACATGTTAGCCCCATAAGCATTTCAGCACATTTGCGTATTCAGTAGGATACACACCATAGCTTCCATTTACTCGTTATTTTGCTAATTGTATTCAATTTCAGTTTGGCGCTGTGCAAAATGAAATAGCGCCAAACTGAAATGATAGATGCATTTTAGAGAATGCCAATGGTGATGCTGGCAGCTGATATACTTATGTGAGCACAAAGAAAATCAAGAAATGTACCAACCATGAAGGGTATTGTTCCACTGGCCATCTTagttgttccttttttttttttttggctttccTATGAAGCTGCTATGACATTTCACATAGCATTCAGTGTCATCAAGCATGCTTTGCAATCCATATGTTCTGCAGGTATAACTAATATGTTCTGTAGGAATAATAAATATTGTGTTTATCTgctgctaaaaaaataatttatgctcTAGTTCTTTTTTGACCCAGACCTCGTGgacattatatatatagaacCTAATATTTTGCATCCTGGTCGGTGATGCTGTTTGCCCATGACTTCGATGCTTTGCTTGtaaaatactcccttcgttccaaaatctaagtatttctagAGGTTAGAGGTTTTCATAGGAATTAAGGAAGTAGGTGGAATTGAATGATCTaaggttatgattggttgagaagggAAACTGTCGGAGGCTAATATTCCTAAAAACTTTTTGTGTTTTCCTGTAGGCTGCCAGGCTTCTAACGGCAATCGCTTATTTTCGTTTTCAGAGCTACTTTGAATGTCTTTAGAATTTTCACAGATTTTTAGTGCACAAATCTTTGAACATAAATTTTTCAATACTTCTTTGCAATTAATTTTCAACACAAAGTATTTAGTTATGCATGCGTAAGTAAACCTCCTAAGAAAATTTTCCAATCCcctaaattttcaaatttgggtTAGCAAGCATGACAGCTGAAGATTACATAATCAAATCGATCTATTCTCAATACTCACAAGTCGCAACCCAAATTTGTCATCGTTGATAAATAATTTACTCCTTCATCCACAAGAGAATTTGCCATCGTTCGTAACTAATTTACTTATTACTCAGTCCACAAGAGTTGATTGGGGATGAAAGAGAGAATGGTTAGGGAGTAAAGTGATGGTTTGGAGTATAGTTGGATAAAAATTTAAGGAGGGGAAGTTGGGTGGGAGTAGTACTATCCTTATAACTGTAAACAATTTTGAACCCTTGGATGCCTTATATTTATCAAGATGGAGTACTAAAACTTGTGTAACCCAACTTCAAAGCTTATTATGCCAAGTCGGCAGAACAGTGTTAATTCAGGGGACACAGATATATTACTAAACATGATGGGCATTATTGTATATACAGACTAAAGCTGAAAGAAATAATCtcatttgtttggtttatttCCTTGCAAAACCAAGAGTAGTCCAAATTTGGGAATGCCATCTTTTATGGCATTTGCAACCTCTTGTGAGCTTAGagctcacaattttttttgtcttgcaAGTTCGTCTTTCCTTTCAAGGATGTATGCCGTAACAATAACAGAAGCATACAGGATACTACCAAAGTTGATATAATCCATTTGCCTGAAAGAGAATAATGTTaagagatcatatatatataagtagataaaagaaaacagaaGGTGATAAATGAAACTCACAGTGTAAAAGATTTTTTATCAGGAATCTTGTTGATCTTCTCTTTATATGTCGAGATTCTGGCGACCTACAAAATACAAAATGAAGAAACCATGCGAATTTACAAAAAGGAATAGAAAACTTTGGAGAAATTACTAAGCAATAATTGTGGAGAATTCAGAAGCTCTCTGTTTGCTACAGTTCTCAATGGTAATAACATCTTCGCTAGTTAAGGTTCCCAAATGGCACTCCAAATACTCTCTTAGCTGACCAGAATTAAACAACAAAAATGTTgattgtggaaaaaaaaaaaggagagagatgcaCTTGAGGCAACATATTTTTAGTCTGTGTTTGAGAGGAGCAgaaaacttaaaattttgattaatatgattttttaagcaactttcatatatatatatatatatatatatatatatatatatatatatgcaaaaaaacacacgctATTTTGCAGTTCGGAAAGCATGTACGTCATATATAGTTGAAAAATAAGACTTTTTGGAGTTTAAAGTCACGCCATATTGGTCAGACAAAAAGGTGGGCTCAAAAAACGGCAACACTCATTTGTTCTACAATCTTGGCTACGATAATGAACTAGCTTGATATACAACAAATAAGAAAGGCATGGAAATCAAGGATTTTGTTGCTAGTGACCAATTTGGACACTGGACAGACAAAAAATCAggatggaaaaaaagaagaaagagatgtGTGGTTATGTGAATAAACCTCTATGCTCACTCTTCTGCTGATTTCTTCTTTCCTCTTCCTCATTTTCTGTAAAAGAAggaaaatctaaaaatatactacaacaTTTTTAGTTAGTTAAAAGTGTATAAAGAATAGCAATAAAGGCATACCTTAACCCCATCCTCTAACATTGATATATCTGATAGACACTTCTCGTGCGTAAGCTTCTTATTAAGAGATTTCTGCACCAACCGAATATCTTCCGTGTTCATCTCTGAGTCGCGGATGGCTTTTGCAACTCTAATACCGTCATGTGGAAAACATCACAAAACAATCCTGCACGATTAACGCTGACACGGAGTGCACAAAATAGACAATACAGCctatgtttcatattacaatTCGTTTTCTTGAAAGTTTAACCACGTTTATAAATTAGTATTATATTtgacattaaatatattttgatattttttatgttgaaaatactattatatattttttataataaatttgatcaaagcTAAATTGACTTAAAAGAAAGTTAAACCGACTTATAATATAtagaacagaggaagtagaaaggaggggaggggattaCCGTGGTAGGGCCGAGAAAGTCGGATCTGAAGCGAGCGATGTGGGTAGGAAGAAGAGCAGAGCGGCAGGGGTGCGCTTGCGATGACAGTCGAAGCCGCCGCATCAGGCGGGACGCCATCCTCCTCCTGTCAAATCTCTctatctccctctcttcctccttctGTGTGCCGCGCTGCACTCACAATCTCAGGATTTTAGGCAATACGTTCTGTACGCGAGATTTCCTGAGCTAAAAATAGCTATAATCCGATCCGGCTACAGGTTTAGGATTCAGAGTCCTACTACTAGGGTCTTGAGGAAGGAGATGCAGGCGGAGGAAGGAGATCAGCAGGAGGCGGTCGCTTATTGGGCCTATTGGGCCAGATTCGGCTAACCAAGAGTagaaaaaaagtccaatttgaCTCCCTAATACAGTTCGAAcgtcaaccacaaaaccggatggATATATATGGATCGGAAATCACCGAAAACCCTGAGATTGTAAGTGCAACCGCGGCACAGAGAGATTtgacaggaggaggaggaggaggaggaggatatgGCGTCGGCGATTTCCCGAGCTGCTGCCCGCCTGCCACTTCTTCGACTGTCATCGCAAGCCCTTCTTCCTACCCAGATCGCTCGCTTCCGATCCGAGTTTGTCCAGCCTAACAAGCCCACCGCGGTAAAACCCTTTTAAATCGCTGTTCTCCGTACTCTGCAAATCACGTTGTAGACGAAAATCATCTCTCTTATGCTCTTGTGGCTCTGTGGatttcaatatattttcaatCAATAGCATAGTGAACATTTATTCTATGGCCCCTCTGTTTAGATCCCTCTTTAAAATCTTTTACCCTGTCACATTAAACGTTTCaacacctacatgaagtattaaatatagtctaaaaaataactaGTTGTATAGATTacaactaatttgcgagacgaatcttttaagcctaattactccatgatttgataatgttgtgctacattaaacatttactaataatgg
The Oryza glaberrima chromosome 8, OglaRS2, whole genome shotgun sequence DNA segment above includes these coding regions:
- the LOC127782027 gene encoding uncharacterized protein LOC127782027; translation: MNTEDIRLVQKSLNKKLTHEKCLSDISMLEDGVKKMRKRKEEISRRVSIEVARISTYKEKINKIPDKKSFTLQMDYINFGSILYASVIVTAYILERKDELARQKKL